From Streptomyces sp. NBC_00690, a single genomic window includes:
- a CDS encoding 2Fe-2S iron-sulfur cluster-binding protein, translated as MSNEEHPQGHPAAPPGHPYEHGGWQPTPHGEYDPEGTAFVQLPAEDVPHAAPLEAPGHGYVPPTITPPTPNGPPSAPAWPTVQHTQGHPGEYGWPDPAGHPQGAPNEDPHATGQWSIPTAEHPPQAPESTGQWTIPLAGKDVPDETGEYTTAMLQSQWSSAPATLPGGATAPWATDPAATLPGGAPAPWATNQPEQQEQPADTAEPEPDHPRQAAAGEAPVEHALVADGAPANTSPDSEDAELPEVSAEGHPSDPAPADVDADERTDGEAADEPTTAAGDPQPTALREPTDDTTSADGPETSPELRTEPTEDLEAEVVQGATTEDPGRASAADEHPPTSYVLRVNGTDRPVTDAWIGESLLYVLRERLGLAGAKDGCSQGECGACNVQVDGRLVASCLVPAATTAGSEVRTVEGLATDGEPSDVQRALATCGAVQCGFCIPGMAMTVHDLLEGNHKPTELETRRALCGNLCRCSGYRGVLDAVREVVAGREASAAAAAEASEAAADPAPEARIPHQAPPGAGSVQPHPHDGGMA; from the coding sequence ATGAGCAACGAGGAGCACCCGCAAGGGCACCCGGCCGCACCCCCCGGGCACCCGTACGAGCACGGCGGATGGCAGCCCACGCCGCACGGAGAGTACGACCCCGAGGGCACCGCCTTCGTGCAACTGCCCGCTGAGGACGTGCCGCACGCCGCGCCGCTGGAGGCGCCCGGTCACGGCTATGTGCCGCCGACCATCACGCCGCCCACGCCCAACGGCCCTCCGTCCGCGCCCGCGTGGCCCACGGTCCAGCACACCCAGGGCCACCCCGGTGAGTACGGCTGGCCCGACCCCGCCGGCCATCCGCAGGGCGCCCCCAACGAGGACCCACACGCCACCGGCCAGTGGAGCATCCCCACCGCCGAGCACCCTCCGCAGGCACCCGAGTCGACCGGGCAGTGGACGATCCCGCTGGCCGGGAAAGACGTACCGGACGAGACGGGCGAGTACACCACCGCGATGCTCCAGTCGCAGTGGAGTTCCGCACCCGCCACGCTGCCCGGAGGGGCCACGGCGCCCTGGGCGACCGATCCCGCGGCCACCCTGCCCGGAGGGGCCCCGGCCCCGTGGGCGACCAACCAGCCCGAGCAGCAGGAACAGCCCGCCGACACCGCGGAACCGGAGCCCGACCACCCCCGGCAGGCCGCCGCGGGAGAGGCGCCGGTCGAGCACGCACTGGTGGCCGACGGGGCACCGGCGAACACGTCCCCGGACTCCGAGGACGCCGAGCTGCCCGAGGTGTCCGCCGAGGGGCATCCGTCCGACCCGGCCCCCGCTGACGTCGACGCCGACGAACGCACCGACGGCGAGGCCGCCGACGAGCCGACCACCGCAGCGGGCGACCCACAGCCGACAGCACTGCGGGAGCCCACCGACGACACCACTTCGGCGGACGGCCCGGAAACCTCGCCCGAACTACGGACCGAGCCGACCGAGGACCTCGAAGCGGAGGTCGTGCAGGGCGCGACGACCGAGGACCCCGGCAGGGCGAGCGCCGCCGACGAACACCCGCCCACCTCCTACGTCCTGCGTGTCAACGGCACCGACCGTCCGGTCACCGACGCCTGGATCGGCGAATCCCTGCTCTACGTACTGCGCGAGCGCCTCGGTCTCGCCGGCGCCAAGGACGGCTGCTCGCAGGGGGAGTGCGGAGCCTGCAACGTCCAGGTGGACGGCCGGCTCGTCGCCTCCTGCCTCGTCCCCGCCGCGACCACCGCGGGCTCCGAGGTCCGTACGGTCGAGGGCCTCGCCACCGACGGCGAACCGTCCGACGTCCAACGCGCCCTCGCCACCTGCGGGGCCGTCCAGTGCGGCTTCTGCATCCCGGGCATGGCGATGACCGTCCATGACCTCCTGGAGGGCAACCACAAGCCCACCGAGTTGGAGACCCGTCGAGCACTCTGCGGCAACCTCTGCCGGTGCTCCGGCTATCGCGGCGTGCTCGATGCCGTGCGCGAGGTCGTCGCAGGTCGCGAGGCCAGCGCGGCAGCCGCGGCCGAGGCCAGCGAAGCCGCCGCCGACCCGGCTCCAGAAGCCCGCATTCCGCACCAGGCGCCGCCCGGTGCGGGTAGTGTGCAGCCCCACCCGCATGACGGAGGCATGGCGTGA
- a CDS encoding FAD binding domain-containing protein: MTTHAPQTPRSVTLPTSLDEAVAALTAMPAAVPVAGGTDLMAAVNKGQLRPAGLVGLGRISEIRGWRYLDGHALLGAGLTHARMGRPDFAALIPGLAAAARAAGPPQIRNAGTLGGNIASVAPTGDTLPVLAALEADLIIAGPDGARREVPVAHLLAGRDMLAPAELIGYVRVPLLHAPQIFLKATGRTGPGRATASVAVVLDPARRGVRCAVGAIAPMPLRPLEAERWIASLIDWDGRRGLTTEALTAFGDYVAAACIPDPEPALPGEEPPQHPPAVLHLRRTVAALARRALGRALS, from the coding sequence GTGACCACGCACGCACCGCAGACACCGCGGTCGGTGACGCTGCCGACCTCGCTCGACGAGGCCGTCGCAGCACTCACCGCCATGCCCGCGGCCGTGCCGGTCGCAGGCGGAACCGACCTGATGGCAGCCGTCAACAAGGGCCAACTCAGGCCCGCGGGACTGGTCGGCCTCGGCCGCATCAGCGAGATCCGCGGCTGGCGCTACCTCGACGGCCACGCCCTGCTCGGTGCAGGTCTCACCCACGCGCGCATGGGCCGCCCCGACTTCGCCGCACTCATCCCGGGCCTGGCCGCCGCAGCTCGCGCGGCGGGCCCGCCGCAGATCCGCAACGCGGGCACCCTCGGCGGCAACATCGCCTCCGTCGCGCCGACGGGCGACACCCTGCCCGTGCTCGCCGCCCTGGAAGCCGACCTGATCATCGCAGGCCCCGACGGCGCACGCCGCGAGGTCCCCGTCGCCCATCTCCTCGCCGGCCGCGACATGCTCGCCCCGGCGGAACTCATCGGCTACGTACGCGTGCCTCTGCTGCACGCCCCGCAGATCTTTCTCAAGGCGACCGGCCGCACCGGGCCCGGCCGCGCCACCGCGTCCGTCGCGGTCGTCCTCGACCCGGCGCGCCGCGGAGTGCGCTGCGCGGTCGGAGCCATCGCCCCCATGCCGCTGCGTCCCCTGGAGGCGGAGCGCTGGATCGCCTCCCTCATCGACTGGGACGGCAGGCGCGGACTGACCACCGAAGCGTTGACGGCCTTCGGGGACTATGTGGCCGCTGCCTGCATCCCGGACCCGGAGCCGGCCCTACCGGGTGAGGAACCGCCACAACACCCGCCCGCCGTACTGCATCTGCGACGCACCGTCGCCGCACTGGCCCGTCGTGCACTGGGGAGGGCGCTGTCATGA